The Candidatus Polarisedimenticolaceae bacterium DNA window ACGACGCCACCCGCCCGGGCGTCGCGCGTGCGAGCAGCGCCGCGATGCCGGTCGAGTCGAGACCTCCCGAGAGAAAGACACCGACCGGCACGTCGGCGACCGCCTGCGCGGCGACCGCCTCCTCGAGGAGCGTCCGCAACCTCTCGGCGGCCTCGGCTTCATTCGGGGTACCGGCTGCGGGCGCGACGGGCGCCGTGCTCGCCCAGCACTGCTCCGTGATCCTGCCGTCGCGGAGATGGAGCGCGTGGCCCGGGAGGAGCTTACGGATCTCCTGGAACACGGTGCGCTCGCCCGGGACGTACTGGAGCGCGAAGAGATCGATGAGACGGGCCGGATCGACCGCGGGACGCGGCGCCGGGTAGCGGAGGAGCGACGCGACCTCCGAAGAGAAGACGAGGCGCGAGCCGATCGTGCGCACGAACAGCGGCTTGATGCCGAGCGCATCGCGGGCGACGAAGACTTCGCGGCGCCGCCGGTCGACGAGGCAGAAGGCGAACATCCCGTCGAGTGCGTGGACGAGATCCGGGCCTTCGTCTTCCCAGAGGTGGACGAGGACCTCGGTGTCCGCGCGGCAGGAAAAGCGGTGTCCGCGTGCGCGCAGGCGCTCGCGGAGGGCGGCGTGGTTGTAGATCTCGCCGTTGAAGACGACCGCGATCGTCCCATCCTCGTTGGCGATCGGTTGATCGCCGCCCTCGGGGTCGATGACGCGCAGGCGCCTGATCCCCGCGGCCACCCCGGGCGCATCGATCCGTCCGGATGCGTCGGGTCCACGGTGAACGAGTGCCGTCATCATGGCGGCGAGATCGCGCGGGTCGAGCGGCGCTCCGCTCGGATCGAGGACGCCGCAGATGCCGCACATCGCCGGGTCAGGCCGATGCCGCGAGCCGCTCGGCGGTCTCGAGGCCGTCCAGGATAGCTCGCTCCATGTAGGAGTACGTCCAGCCCCCGTAACGGCCGATCGTGTGAACGCCGAGGGCGCGGAGGCGCGGCACGACGCGGGCCATGACCTCCTGCCGCGCGCGGTCGAAGATCACGTAGCCGGGGTCGATCCGGAGAAAGTCGCGCACGACGATCCGGTCTCCCGGGAGCAGGATCCGCTCGCGTTGGAGCGCTTCGAGCGCCGCCCGCTCGAGCGCCGCGGGATCGACGCGCTCGTCGCGCTTCAGGCCGAACTCGACGTAGAGCGACGAGGTGCCGGGCGGGGCGACACCCGCGCTCATCGCGTGCGGGAAGCCGGCGCGGTAGAACGGCACGTCGGGATCGGGGAAATAGAGCCAGTGCGCGCCGTCGCCCACCCCCGCGCGGTCCACACCGAGGTTGAGACAGCCCACGACCGACCAGTCGAGCCGCGCGGCCTCCGCCGCGCCGTCGATCCCTTCTCCTACGGCCAGCGTCAGCAACTTCGGGAGGGGGATCGTCGACACGAGGGCATCGTAAGTGACGGTCTCGCCCGACGCGAGCGTGACGATCCGGCGCGCCAAGTCGATGCGCACGGCCGTAGCACCGGTCCTCACCGTGGCAAGGCGCCGCGCGAACGCTTCGGGCACGACTTCGATCCCGCCCTTCTTGGGATAACGGAAGGTCGCGTTGTAGCCC harbors:
- a CDS encoding FAD-dependent oxidoreductase translates to MIVILGGGLAGLATAYFLRGRPHVVLEAEETAGGLCRSRTIGGFTFDYTGHLLHVRDPRAMALLDELWPGVFDVVERKAAIRTRGVTLPFPFQANLHGLPSEVVADCILGAAEAAGSLIPTDPRTSFRDWSLAVLGRGISEAFMFPYNGKLFRRDPAEMTADWVSWAIPRPTLAEVVRGALGIANRGMGYNATFRYPKKGGIEVVPEAFARRLATVRTGATAVRIDLARRIVTLASGETVTYDALVSTIPLPKLLTLAVGEGIDGAAEAARLDWSVVGCLNLGVDRAGVGDGAHWLYFPDPDVPFYRAGFPHAMSAGVAPPGTSSLYVEFGLKRDERVDPAALERAALEALQRERILLPGDRIVVRDFLRIDPGYVIFDRARQEVMARVVPRLRALGVHTIGRYGGWTYSYMERAILDGLETAERLAASA